CCCTTCACCAGGTAGCCCAGTCCGCGCAGCGTCATGAGCGACACGCCGGTGCCCGCCAGCTTCTTGCGCAGACGGTAGGCCACGACTTCGACGGCTTCGTACTGCACGTCCGCCTCGCCCGGGAACACCAGCTCGAACAGCTTCTCCTTGGACACGGCATGGCCCGGCCGCGTGAACAAGGCCTGCAGCAGCGCGGATTCGCGCGGCGTCAGTTCCAGCACTTGCGCGCCGACGTAGAAGGCGCCAGCGGCGCGGTCGAGCCTCACCCGGCCGACCTGCACCTCGCCGCCCGGGTCCGCCGCGGAAGAGCGGCGGCGGGCCAGCGCACGCAGGCGCGCTTCCAGCTCGTCGAGGTCGAAGGGCTTGGGCAGATAGTCGTCGGCACCCGCGTTCAAGCCGAGCACGCGGTCGCCCACGGTGCCGCGCGCGGTGAGCAGCAGCACGGGCGTGGCGAGCCCGTCGCGCCGCGCCCGCTCGAGCACCTGCAGGCCATCCAGCCCGGGCAGGCTCAGGTCGAGCACGACCACATCGGGCTGGAAGGCCGTCCACGCCGCGAGCGCGAGTCCTCCGTCCGCGCAGGCCTGCACCTGCATGCCGCGGCGAGCGAGCGAGCGTTCGAGCGTGGTGCGCATGGAGACGTCGTCCTCGACCAGCAGCAACTTCATGGGTGGGGGAGGGTAGCAGCGCGGGCTTCAGCAGCCAGCTTCGGTAGTTTCCCCAATGCCGCGGACAGCCGATTGACAGGAGCGCGGCGCATGATCCGCTGGTTCACCCGATCCCCAAGCAAGGAGACAAGCTCATGCGTCGAGACACCTTCCTGAAAACCATCGCGGCGCTGGCCGCCGCGGGCGCGCTGCCGCTGAGCGCGCGTGCCGCCGCCAACGTCAAGATGATGATCCCCGCCAACCCGGGCGGCGGCTGGGACACCACCGGCCGCGCGCTCGGCAAGGCACTGCAGGACGCGAAGGTGGCCGACAACGTCACCTACGAGAACAAGGGCGGCGCCGCCGGCGCGCTGGGCCTGGCCCAGTTCGTCAACGCCAGCAAGGGCGACCCGAACGCGCTGATGGTGATGGGCGCCGTGATGCTGGGCGGCATCATCACCGGCAAGCCGCCGGTCAACCTGTCGCAGGCCACGCCGATCGCGCGCCTGACCAGCGAGTACAACGTGTTCGTGCTGCCGTCCAACTCGCAGTTCAAGACCATGGGCGACGTGGTCGCGCAGCTGAAGAAGGACCCGGGCAGCGTCAAGTGGGGCGGCGGCTCGCGCGGCTCGACCGAGCACATCGCCGCGGCCATGATCGCGCAGAAGGTCGGCGTCGATCCGTCCAAGATCAACTACGTCGCCTTCCGGGGCGGCGGCGAGGCGACGGCGGCCATCCTGGGCGGCAACGTCACCGTCGGCGGCAGCGGCTTCTCCGAGTTCGCCGAATACATCAAGTCCGGCAAGATGAAGCCGATCGCCGTCACCTCGGCCAAGCGCCTGAACAACGTGCCGACGCTGAAGGAGCAGGGCATCGACGTGGAGATCGGCAACTGGCGCGGCGTCTACGGTGCGCCCGGCCTGAACGACGCGCAGCGCAAGCAGGTGACCGACATGGTGCTGGCCGCGCTCAAGACCAAGAGCTGGCAGGAGGCGCTGGAGAAGAACGACTGGACGCCGGCGGTGATGTCCGGCCCGGCCTTCGAGAAGTTCGTCGACGACGAGTTCGCCAGCCTGCGCGCCACCATGGTGAAGTCCGGCATGGTCTGACGCGGTCTTGCGCCAACCCTGACGCCCGGCCTGTCCGGGCGTTTCGTCGTGAGCAGCCGGCCAGGAGACAAGCGATGGACAACAAGACGAACAAGGCGGCCAGGCCGCAGGCGGCGGTCGGCGCGGGCGTACTGCTGCTGGGCGCGGCGCTCGCGGCCGGGGCGCTGGTGATTCCCTCGGCGGCCGGCTACGGCGGCGTCGGCCCCAACTTCCTGCCGTGGATCGTGGCGGTCGGGCTCGTGGCCTGCGGCGCGATGATCCTGCGCGAGGCGTTCACCGGCGGATTCCGTGCGATGGAGGAAGCCTCCGGCGCCGCCACCGCTTACTGGCCCGGCCTGGCCTGGATCAGCGCCGGCCTGCTGGTGAATGCGGCGCTGATCACGCGCATCGGCTTCATCCTCGGCTGCACGCTCTGCTACATGCTGGCGATCCAGGGCCTGCGACGTTCGACCGGGCAGGCGGCAGGCCGGCCGGCCTCATTGGGTGCCGACCTCGTCACCGGCCTGCTGATCTCGGCGCCGGTCTACTGGCTCTTCACCAAGTTCCTCGGCATCAACCTGCCGGGGCTCACCGGGACGGGCTGGCTGTGATGGACATCCTCAACGCCCTGATGCAGGGCTTCGCCACCGCCGTCTCGCCCGTCAACCTGCTGTGGGCGCTGGTGGGCTGCGCCCTCGGCACGGCGGTCGGCGTGTTGCCCGGCATCGGCCCGGCGACGGCCGTGGCCATGCTGCTGCCGATCACGGCCAAGGTCGACATCACCGCATCGATGATCTTCTTCGCCGGCATCTACTACGGCGCGATGTATGGCGGCTCCACGACCTCGATCCTGCTGAACACGCCGGGCGAGACGGCCACCATGGTCACCGCCATGGAAGGCAACCGCATGGCCAAGAGCGGCCGCGCCGGCGCGGCGCTGGCGACGGCGGCGATCGGCTCCTTCGTCGCGGGGACGATCGCGACGGTGATCGTCACGCTGTTCGCGCCGACCGTCGCCGAATTCGCCGTGCAGCTCGGGCCACCGGAATACTTCATGCTGATGGTGCTGGCGTTCACCACGGTCAGCGCGGTGCTGGGCAAGAGCACGCTGCGAGGCATCGCGGCGCTGCTGCTCGGGCTGGCCATCGGCTGCATCGGCCTGGACCAGATCTCGGGCCAGCCGCGCTACACGCTGGGCGTGCCGGAGCTGCTGGACGGCATCGAGATCGTGCTGGTCGCCGTGGGCCTGTTCGCAGTCTCCGAGGTGCTGTACGCGGCGATGTACGAGGGCCGCGTGCGCGAGTCGCAGAACGCGATGAGCCGCATCTACATGAGCGGCCGCGACTGGCGCCGCTCCGTGCCGGCCTGGCTGCGCGGCACGGCGATCGGCGCGCCGTTCGGCTGCATCCCGGCCGGTGGCACCGAGATCCCCACCTTCCTGAGCTACGCGACGGAGAAGAAGCTGGCCAAGGGCGAGGACCTGGCCGAGTTCGGCGGCAAGGGCGCGATCGAGGGCGTGGCGGGGCCGGAGGCGGCGAACAACGCGACGGTGACGGCGGCGCTGATCCCGTTGCTCACGCTGGGCATTCCGACGTCCAACACCACCGCGATCCTGCTCGGCGCCTTCCAGAACTACGGCATCCAGCCGGGGCCGCAGCTGTTCACCGCGTCGGCGGCGCTGGTCTGGGCGCTGATCGCATCGCTCTACATCGGCAACCTGATGCTGCTGGTGCTCAACCTGCCGCTGGTGCGCCTGTGGGTGCTGCTGCTGAAGATCCCGAAGCCGCAGCTGTACGCGGGCATCCTGGTCTTCGCCACCGTCGGCGCCTACGGCATGCGCCAGAGCGCTTTCGACCTGGTGCTGCTGTGGGGCATCGGCCTGCTCGGCGTGGTGATGCGCCGCTTCGACTTCCCGGCGGCGCCGGTGGTGGTCGGCATGATCCTGGGGCCGCTGGCCGAGGCGCAGCTTCGCAACGCCGTGTCGATCGGCGAGGGCAGCTTCATGGTGTTCCTGCAGCGGCCGATGTCGCTGGCGCTGCTCGTCGTGGTGATCGCGATCCTCGTGCTGCCGCGCGTGCTGCGGGTGCGGGCGCGCCGGCGCGCCGAGGCCGGGACCGGCTGAGCGCCGCGGCGCTACCATCCGGGCCCATGCAAGACGACTCGCTGCCGCGCGACGGCCAGCGCATCCTGGAGCTGGCGGCGCGGTCCATGTTCGACCTGTTCGCGAATGCGAGCGAGGGCATGCTGCTGGTCGACCGCGACGCGCGCGTGGTCTGGATCAACGACCAGTACAAGCGCTTCCTGCCGGCGCTGGGCTTCGAGCGGGTGGAGGACTTCGTCGGCCACCCGGTGTCCGAGGTGGTGCAGAACACGCAGATGGACCGCGTGATCCGCACCGGCAAGCCGATCCTGATCGACCTGCTGTCCAACCGCGCCGGCACCTTCGTGGTCAGCCGCATCCCGCTGCGCGACGAAGGCGGGCAGGTGATCGGCGCGCTGGGCATCGTGCTGTTCGACCATCCCGAGACCACGCTGCAGCCGCTGATCCACAAGTTCGCCAACCTGCAGCGCGACCTGGACGATGCGCGGCGCGAGCTGGCCACGCAGCGCCGCACCAAGTACACGCTGGGCAGCTTCATCGGATCGAGCCCGCCGGCGGTGGAGGTGAAGCGCCAGGCGCGCCGCGCCGCAGGCTCGTCCAGCCCGGTGCTGCTGCTGGGCGAGACCGGCACGGGCAAGGAGTTGCTCGCCCATGCGATCCACGCCGGTTCGTCGCGCGCGAGCGGGCCTTTCGTCAGCGTCAACATCGCCGCGGTACCGGACACGTTGTTGGAGGCCGAGTTCTTCGGCGTGGCGCCGGGCGCCTTCACCGGCGCCGACCGGCGCGGACGCGACGGCAAGTTCAAGCTGGCCGACGGCGGCACGCTGTTCCTCGACGAGATCGGCGACATGCCCACCAGCCTGCAGCCCAAGCTGCTGCGCGCGCTGCAGGAAGGCGAGATCGAGCCGTTGGGCTCGAACAAGGTCGTGCCGTTCGACGTGCGAGTGATCGCGGCGACCTCGCGCGACCTCGGTGCGCTGGTGCGGGAAGGGCGCTTCCGCGAGGATCTCTACTACCGCCTCAACGTGCTGCCGATCCGGGTTCCGCCGCTGCGCGAGCGCCGCGGCGACATCGCGGCTCTGGTGGAGGCGCTGGGCGAGGACATGGCGCTGCGCAACGGCACGCCCGCACCCGAGGTCAGCGCGCAGGCCATGGCCCTGCTGGCCGCGCAGTCCTGGCGCGGCAACATCCGCGAGCTGCGCAACGTGCTGGAACAGGCGGCGATGCGCAGCGACTCGCCGCGGCTGGAGGCGGCGCAGGTGGAAGAAGTGCTGCGCGCTGCGGGCATCGAGCACATCGCTCCGGCGGCATTGCCGATTGAGCCGCCCGCGGTGGGCGATCCGGGCCTGCTGCGTCCGCTGGCCGAGCAGGTCGCCCGGCTGGAGCGCGCGGCGATCAGCGCGGCCATGGCCGCCACCGGCGGCAACAAGGTGGCCGCGGCGCGCATGCTGGGCATCTCGCGCGCCAAGCTGTACGAGCGGTTGATGAATGAAGATCAGACATTTGCCTGAAAATCAGACATCAAAAATGACTGACAATCGAACACGCAGCGAGCGGCGAACTCGCTCCGCCTTTGAAATCAACCACTTACGGGCTGGCACGCTGCGTGCAGACGTGAGCCCGGGTTCGCAGTTCTATCAGGAGACAAAGCAATGCAAAGACGCACCTGGGTCGCGCTCGCCGCGCTGGCCGCCTCGGCTCTC
The sequence above is a segment of the Ramlibacter henchirensis genome. Coding sequences within it:
- a CDS encoding response regulator transcription factor, producing MKLLLVEDDVSMRTTLERSLARRGMQVQACADGGLALAAWTAFQPDVVVLDLSLPGLDGLQVLERARRDGLATPVLLLTARGTVGDRVLGLNAGADDYLPKPFDLDELEARLRALARRRSSAADPGGEVQVGRVRLDRAAGAFYVGAQVLELTPRESALLQALFTRPGHAVSKEKLFELVFPGEADVQYEAVEVVAYRLRKKLAGTGVSLMTLRGLGYLVKGE
- a CDS encoding Bug family tripartite tricarboxylate transporter substrate binding protein — translated: MRRDTFLKTIAALAAAGALPLSARAAANVKMMIPANPGGGWDTTGRALGKALQDAKVADNVTYENKGGAAGALGLAQFVNASKGDPNALMVMGAVMLGGIITGKPPVNLSQATPIARLTSEYNVFVLPSNSQFKTMGDVVAQLKKDPGSVKWGGGSRGSTEHIAAAMIAQKVGVDPSKINYVAFRGGGEATAAILGGNVTVGGSGFSEFAEYIKSGKMKPIAVTSAKRLNNVPTLKEQGIDVEIGNWRGVYGAPGLNDAQRKQVTDMVLAALKTKSWQEALEKNDWTPAVMSGPAFEKFVDDEFASLRATMVKSGMV
- a CDS encoding tripartite tricarboxylate transporter TctB family protein, which codes for MDNKTNKAARPQAAVGAGVLLLGAALAAGALVIPSAAGYGGVGPNFLPWIVAVGLVACGAMILREAFTGGFRAMEEASGAATAYWPGLAWISAGLLVNAALITRIGFILGCTLCYMLAIQGLRRSTGQAAGRPASLGADLVTGLLISAPVYWLFTKFLGINLPGLTGTGWL
- a CDS encoding tripartite tricarboxylate transporter permease; translated protein: MDILNALMQGFATAVSPVNLLWALVGCALGTAVGVLPGIGPATAVAMLLPITAKVDITASMIFFAGIYYGAMYGGSTTSILLNTPGETATMVTAMEGNRMAKSGRAGAALATAAIGSFVAGTIATVIVTLFAPTVAEFAVQLGPPEYFMLMVLAFTTVSAVLGKSTLRGIAALLLGLAIGCIGLDQISGQPRYTLGVPELLDGIEIVLVAVGLFAVSEVLYAAMYEGRVRESQNAMSRIYMSGRDWRRSVPAWLRGTAIGAPFGCIPAGGTEIPTFLSYATEKKLAKGEDLAEFGGKGAIEGVAGPEAANNATVTAALIPLLTLGIPTSNTTAILLGAFQNYGIQPGPQLFTASAALVWALIASLYIGNLMLLVLNLPLVRLWVLLLKIPKPQLYAGILVFATVGAYGMRQSAFDLVLLWGIGLLGVVMRRFDFPAAPVVVGMILGPLAEAQLRNAVSIGEGSFMVFLQRPMSLALLVVVIAILVLPRVLRVRARRRAEAGTG
- a CDS encoding sigma-54 interaction domain-containing protein yields the protein MQDDSLPRDGQRILELAARSMFDLFANASEGMLLVDRDARVVWINDQYKRFLPALGFERVEDFVGHPVSEVVQNTQMDRVIRTGKPILIDLLSNRAGTFVVSRIPLRDEGGQVIGALGIVLFDHPETTLQPLIHKFANLQRDLDDARRELATQRRTKYTLGSFIGSSPPAVEVKRQARRAAGSSSPVLLLGETGTGKELLAHAIHAGSSRASGPFVSVNIAAVPDTLLEAEFFGVAPGAFTGADRRGRDGKFKLADGGTLFLDEIGDMPTSLQPKLLRALQEGEIEPLGSNKVVPFDVRVIAATSRDLGALVREGRFREDLYYRLNVLPIRVPPLRERRGDIAALVEALGEDMALRNGTPAPEVSAQAMALLAAQSWRGNIRELRNVLEQAAMRSDSPRLEAAQVEEVLRAAGIEHIAPAALPIEPPAVGDPGLLRPLAEQVARLERAAISAAMAATGGNKVAAARMLGISRAKLYERLMNEDQTFA